In Bacteroidales bacterium, the following are encoded in one genomic region:
- a CDS encoding ATP-binding cassette domain-containing protein, which produces MLELKNISKSFDGFRIRDIDLRVEVGDYYVILGKSGAGKTLLLEILAGLIVPDEGMIELEGRDITKQRIQDRPMGLVFQDHAIFPHFTVFGNIAYPLKRRGFSGSEIDSRIKDLAETMQITHLLNRYPDTLSGGEAQRTVLARTLAFGPRLLLLDEPLSSLDVQFKKELQALLRELNRRGQTIVHVTHDYEEALALANRVGVMQGGTLVQQGDIDRVFRNPKSKFIADFVGIKNFYHAVVEPISGKKHKLARINDHTAFYVLDDKIQGEAILTLDAQNVIISRERLESTALNNFKGTILEIIPTHNGLEVVLDIGVKLAVMISHDSFNRLNMRKDMSVWAGFKASAIRVQSL; this is translated from the coding sequence ATGCTGGAACTAAAAAATATCAGTAAATCATTTGATGGTTTTAGAATCCGTGACATTGATCTTCGTGTGGAGGTAGGAGATTATTATGTGATATTGGGTAAATCGGGAGCAGGCAAGACCCTATTGCTAGAGATTTTGGCAGGGCTGATTGTGCCTGATGAAGGCATGATTGAGCTGGAGGGCCGGGATATCACCAAACAAAGAATTCAAGACCGTCCGATGGGGCTTGTTTTTCAGGATCATGCTATATTTCCCCATTTCACAGTGTTTGGAAATATTGCATATCCGTTGAAAAGGAGGGGATTTTCCGGTTCAGAAATAGATAGCCGGATAAAAGATCTTGCTGAAACCATGCAAATAACGCATTTGCTTAATCGGTATCCCGATACGCTTTCAGGAGGTGAAGCCCAGCGTACGGTACTTGCCAGAACCCTTGCCTTCGGTCCTCGGCTGCTCCTGCTTGATGAACCTCTGAGCTCCCTGGACGTTCAATTTAAAAAGGAGCTGCAGGCATTGCTGCGTGAACTAAACCGCAGGGGGCAGACCATTGTGCATGTCACCCATGATTATGAAGAAGCCCTTGCGCTTGCTAACCGGGTGGGAGTGATGCAGGGAGGTACCCTCGTGCAGCAGGGAGATATCGACCGGGTGTTCCGAAATCCGAAGAGTAAATTTATTGCTGACTTTGTTGGGATCAAAAATTTTTATCATGCTGTCGTCGAACCCATATCGGGCAAAAAACACAAACTGGCACGGATCAATGATCATACCGCTTTTTATGTGCTTGACGACAAAATTCAAGGAGAAGCCATACTTACTCTTGATGCACAGAATGTAATAATATCCCGGGAGAGACTCGAATCCACAGCACTGAATAACTTCAAAGGAACCATTCTTGAAATCATCCCCACCCATAACGGTTTGGAGGTGGTTCTGGATATTGGTGTAAAATTAGCCGTGATGATCAGTCATGATAGTTTCAATCGCCTCAATATGAGAAAAGATATGAGTGTGTGGGCCGGTTTCAAAGCTTCAGCCATAAGGGTCCAAAGTCTTTGA